A region of Ornithorhynchus anatinus isolate Pmale09 chromosome 5, mOrnAna1.pri.v4, whole genome shotgun sequence DNA encodes the following proteins:
- the ATP1A3 gene encoding LOW QUALITY PROTEIN: sodium/potassium-transporting ATPase subunit alpha-3 (The sequence of the model RefSeq protein was modified relative to this genomic sequence to represent the inferred CDS: inserted 1 base in 1 codon), whose amino-acid sequence MGSGRSDSYRVATSQDKKDDKDSPKKSKANKERKDLDDLKKEVAMTEHKMSVEEVCRKYNTDCVQGLTHSKAQEILARDGPNALTPPPTTPEWVKFCRQLFGGFSILLWIGAILCFLAYGIQAGTEDDPAGDNLYLGIVLAAVVIITGCFSYYXEAKSSKIMESFKNMVPQQALVIREGEKMQVNAEEVVVGDLVEIKGGDRVPADLRIISAHGCKVDNSSLTGESEPQTRSPDCTHDNPLETRNITFFSTNCVEGTARGVVVATGDRTVMGRIATLASGLEVGKTPIAIEIEHFIQLITGVAVFLGVSFFVLSLILGYTWLEAVIFLIGIIVANVPEGLLATVTVCLTLTAKRMARKNCLVKNLEAVETLGSTSTICSDKTGTLTQNRMTVAHMWFDNQIHEADTTEDQSGTSFDKSSHTWVALSHIAGLCNRAVFKGGQDNIPVLKRDVAGDASESALLKCIELSSGSVKLMRERNKKVAEIPFNSTNKYQLSIHETEDPNDNRYLLVMKGAPERILDRCSTILLQGKEQALDEELKEAFQNAYLELGGLGERVLGFCHYYLPEEQFPKGFAFDCDDVNFTTDNLCFVGLMSMIDPPRAAVPDAVGKCRSAGIKVIMVTGDHPITAKAIAKGVGIISEGNETVEDIAARLNIPVSQVNPRDAKACVIHGTDLKDFSSEQIDEILQNHTEIVFARTSPQQKLIIVEGCQRQGAIVAVTGDGVNDSPALKKADIGVAMGIAGSDVSKQAADMILLDDNFASIVTGVEEGRLIFDNLKKSIAYTLTSNIPEITPFLLFIMANIPLPLGTITILCIDLGTDMVPAISLAYEAAESDIMKRQPRNPRTDKLVNERLISMAYGQIGMIQALGGFFAYFVILAENGFLPSNLVGIRLNWDDRMVNDLEDSYGQQWTYEQRKSVEFTCHTAFFVSIVVVQWADLIICKTRRNSVFQQGMKNKILIFGLFEETALAAFLSYCPGMDVALRMYPLKPSWWFCAFPYSFLIFVYDEIRKLILRRNPGGWVEKETYY is encoded by the exons TCCGGCCGCTCTGACAGCTATCGTGTCGCCACCTCGCAGGACAAAAAGGATGACAAGGACTCCCCCAAGAAGAGCAAGGCCAACAAGGAGAGGAAGGACCTGGACGACCTGAAGAAGGAAGTGGCTATG acagaGCACAAGATGTCGGTGGAAGAAGTCTGCAGGAAATATAACACCGACTGTGTCCAG GGTCTGACGCACAGCAAAGCCCAGGAGATCCTGGCCCGGGACGGGCCCAACGCGCTGACTCCGCCTCCCACCACCCCGGAGTGGGTCAAGTTCTGTCGCCAGCTCTTTGGGGGCTTCTCCATCCTGCTGTGGATCGGGGCGATCCTCTGCTTCCTGGCCTACGGCATCCAGGCCGGGACAGAAGATGATCCTGCCGGGGACAAC CTGTACCTGGGTATTGTCCTGgctgccgtcgtcattattaccggctgcttctcctact aaGAGGCAAAGAGCTCAAAGATCATGGAATCCTTCAAGAACATGGTGCCCC AGCAAGCCCTGGTGATCCGCGAGGGTGAGAAGATGCAGGTGAACgctgaggaggtggtggtgggcgaCCTCGTGGAGATCAAGGGGGGAGATCGAGTCCCCGCCGACCTGCGCATCATCTCCGCTCACGGCTGCAAG gtgGACAACTCCTCCCTGACGGGAGAGTCGGAACCGCAGACCCGCTCCCCGGACTGCACTCACGACAATCCCCTGGAGACACGCAACATCACCTTCTTCTCCACGAACTGCGTGGAGG GCACGGCCCGGGGCGTGGTGGTGGCCACCGGAGACCGGACGGTGATGGGGAGGATCGCCACCCTGGCGtcggggctggaagtggggaagacgCCCATCGCCATAGAGATCGAGCACTTCATCCAGCTCATCACTGGGGTGGCCGTCTTCCTGGGCGTGTCCTTCTTCGTGCTCTCCCTCATCCTGGGCTACACCTGGCTGGAGGCCGTCATCTTCCTCATCGGCATCATCGTGGCCAACGTGCCCGAGGGGCTGCTGGCCACCGTCACC gtGTGCCTGACCCTGACGGCCAAGCGCATGGCCCGCAAGAACTGCCTGGTGAAGAACCTGGAGGCGGTGGAGACGCTGGGCTCCACGTCCACCATCTGCTCCGACAAGACCGGCACCCTCACCCAGAACCGCATGACCGTTGCCCACATGTGGTTCGACAACCAGATCCACGAGGCCGACACTACCGAGGACCAGTCCG GCACCTCTTTTGACAAGAGTTCCCACACCTGGGTGGCCCTGTCTCATATCGCTGGGCTTTGCAACCGAGCCGTCTTCAAGGGAGGCCAAGATAACATCCCCGTGCTCAAG CGAGACGTGGCGGGCGACGCCTCCGAGTCGGCGCTCCTCAAGTGCATCGAGCTGTCGTCCGGCTCCGTGAAGCTGATGAGGGAGAGAAACAAGAAGGTGGCGGAGATCCCCTTCAACTCCACGAACAAGTACCAG ctCTCCATTCATGAAACGGAGGACCCCAACGACAACCGCTACCTGCTGGTGATGAAGGGGGCACCCGAACGCATCCTGGACCGCTGCTCCACCATCCTGCTGCAGGGCAAGGAACAGGCGCTGGACGAGGAGCTCAAGGAAGCTTTCCAGAATGCCTACCTGGAGCtgggcggcctgggagagagggtgCTGG GTTTCTGCCACTATTACCTGCCCGAGGAACAGTTCCCCAAGGGCTTCGCCTTCGACTGCGACGATGTCAACTTCACCACCGACAACCTGTGCTTCGTTGGACTCATGTCCATGATCGACCCGCCCCGTGCCGCCGTGCCCGACGCCGTGGGGAAGTGCCGCAGCGCGGGCATCAAG GTGATCATGGTGACTGGAGACCACCCCATCACGGCCAAGGCCATCGCTAAGGGTGTGGGCATCATCTCGGAAGGCAACGAGACCGTGGAGGACATCGCCGCCCGCCTCAACATCCCCGTCAGCCAGGTCAACCCCAG ggacgCCAAAGCCTGTGTGATCCACGGAACGGACCTGAAGGATTTCTCATCGGAGCAGATAGACGAGATCCTGCAGAACCACACTGAGATTGTCTTCGCCCGAACCTCCCCCCAACAGAAGCTCATCATCGTGGAGGGTTGTCAGAGACAG GGAGCCATCGTGGCCGTCACCGGGGACGGGGTCAACGACTCCCCCGCGCTGAAGAAAGCCGACATCGGCGTGGCCATGGGCATCGCAGGCTCCGACGTGTCCAAGCAGGCGGCCGACATGATCCTTCTCGATGACAACTTCGCCTCCATCGTCACCGGCGTCGAGGAGG GCCGCCTGATCTTCGACAACCTGAAGAAATCCATCGCCTACACCTTAACCAGCAACATCCCGGAGATCACCCCCTTCCTGCTGTTCATCATGGCCAACATCCCCCTGCCGCTGGGCACCATCACCATCCTCTGCATCGACCTGGGCACTGACATG GTGCCCGCCATCTCCCTGGCATACGAGGCGGCCGAGAGCGACATCATGAAGAGGCAGCCCAGGAACCCTCGGACCGACAAATTGGTGAACGAGAGACTCATCAGCATGGCCTACGGGCAGATCG GAATGATCCAGGCGCTGGGGGGCTTCTTCGCCTACTTTGTGATCCTGGCGGAGAACGGCTTCCTGCCCTCCAACCTGGTGGGCATTCGCCTCAACTGGGATGACCGCATGGTGAACGACCTGGAGGACAGTTACGGGCAGCAGTGG ACGTATGAGCAGAGGAAGTCGGTGGAATTCACCTGCCACACGGCCTTCTTCGTCAGCATCGTCGTGGTGCAGTGGGCAGATCTCATAATCTGCAAAACCCGCAGGAACTCCGTCTTCCAGCAGGGCATGAA GAACAAGATCCTGATCTTCGGACTGTTTGAGGAGACGGCACTGGCAGCCTTCCTGTCTTACTGCCCAGGCATGGACGTGGCCCTGCGCATGTACCCGCTCAA GCCCAGCTGGTGGTTCTGTGCCTTTCCCTACAGCTTCCTCATCTTTGTCTATGACGAGATCCGTAAACTCATCCTACGCAGAAATCCTGGGG GTTGGGTGGAAAAGGAAACATACTACTGA
- the RABAC1 gene encoding prenylated Rab acceptor protein 1 isoform X2, with the protein MAAGDDLFNPGTDDAGSGLSVKTLLPKLLPGGVPAREWLEQRRATIRPWGPFLDQRRFARPRNLGDLCQRLVRNVEHYQSNYVFVFLGLILYCIITSPMLLVALAVFFGACYILYLRTLQSKLILFGREVPPAHQYALAGAVSFPFFWLAGAGSAVFWVLGATLVVIGSHAAFHQLESGEAEELQMEPV; encoded by the exons ATGGCGGCCGGAGATGATCTGTTCAACCCCGGGACGGACGATGCGGGGTCCGGACTGAGCGTCAA GACGCTGCTGCCGAAGCTGCTGCCCGGGGGGGTCCCTGCCCGGGAATGGCTGGAGCAGCGCCGCGCCACCATTCGGCCCTGGGGCCCCTTCCTGGACCAGCGTCGCTTCGCCCGACCCCGCAACCTGGGCGACCTGTGCCAGAGGCTGGTGCGCAACGTGGAGCACTACCAGAGCAACTATGTCTTCGTCTTCCTGGGCCTCATCCTCTACTGCAT TATCACGTCCCCGATGCTTCTGGTGGCGCTGGCCGTTTTCTTCGGCGCCTGTTACATCCTCTACCTGCGAACTCTGCAGTCCAAACTGATCCTCTTCG GGCGAGAGGTGCCCCCCGCTCACCAGTACGCGCTGGCCGGGGccgtctcctttcccttcttctggcTGGCGGGAGCCGGCTCTGCCGTTTTCTGGGTCCTCG gaGCCACACTGGTCGTGATCGGCTCGCACGCCGCCTTCCACCAGCTGGAAtccggggaggcagaggaactgcaGATGGAGCCTGTCTGA
- the RABAC1 gene encoding prenylated Rab acceptor protein 1 isoform X1 — protein sequence MAAGDDLFNPGTDDAGSGLSVNRTLLPKLLPGGVPAREWLEQRRATIRPWGPFLDQRRFARPRNLGDLCQRLVRNVEHYQSNYVFVFLGLILYCIITSPMLLVALAVFFGACYILYLRTLQSKLILFGREVPPAHQYALAGAVSFPFFWLAGAGSAVFWVLGATLVVIGSHAAFHQLESGEAEELQMEPV from the exons ATGGCGGCCGGAGATGATCTGTTCAACCCCGGGACGGACGATGCGGGGTCCGGACTGAGCGTCAA CAGGACGCTGCTGCCGAAGCTGCTGCCCGGGGGGGTCCCTGCCCGGGAATGGCTGGAGCAGCGCCGCGCCACCATTCGGCCCTGGGGCCCCTTCCTGGACCAGCGTCGCTTCGCCCGACCCCGCAACCTGGGCGACCTGTGCCAGAGGCTGGTGCGCAACGTGGAGCACTACCAGAGCAACTATGTCTTCGTCTTCCTGGGCCTCATCCTCTACTGCAT TATCACGTCCCCGATGCTTCTGGTGGCGCTGGCCGTTTTCTTCGGCGCCTGTTACATCCTCTACCTGCGAACTCTGCAGTCCAAACTGATCCTCTTCG GGCGAGAGGTGCCCCCCGCTCACCAGTACGCGCTGGCCGGGGccgtctcctttcccttcttctggcTGGCGGGAGCCGGCTCTGCCGTTTTCTGGGTCCTCG gaGCCACACTGGTCGTGATCGGCTCGCACGCCGCCTTCCACCAGCTGGAAtccggggaggcagaggaactgcaGATGGAGCCTGTCTGA
- the LOC114812089 gene encoding cornifelin homolog, protein MEYQVEVVGTQPGPIGGMTVMENPGSWSSELCDCCGDCSVCEDGEEDLGSGPWGTLLPCASACRVAERADECCRLPFLPGTPVALRTGVRAAYGIQGSISDDWLVMVCCPHCGLCQLARQQKTG, encoded by the exons ATGGAGTACCAGGTGGAAGTGGTGGGCACCCAACCCGGGCCCATCGGTGGCATGACGGTCATGGAAAATCCAGGCTCCTGGAGCTCTGAGCTGTGCGACTGCTGTGGAGACTGCAGCGTCtgtgaggacggggaggaggacttGGGGAGCg gccCGTGGGGGACCCTCCTGCCCTGCGCGTCAGCGTGTCGGGTGGCGGAACGGGCCGACGAATGCTGCCGTTTGCCCTTCCTGCCCGGCACCCCGGTGGCCTTGAGGACCGGGGTCCGAGCCGCCTATGGCATCCAG GGCTCCATCTCTGATGACTGGCTGGTCATGGTCTGCTGCCCCCATTGTGGGCTCTGCCAACTCGCCCGGCAGCAGAAGACAGGGTAA